One Ensifer adhaerens genomic region harbors:
- a CDS encoding DUF1045 domain-containing protein, with protein MRYAIYFAPPADDRLSQVASRWLGRDAFTGEDLTLPTIAGIDEETQRTLTADPRRYGFHGTLKAPFELAEGRDEDELLSIFECFAADLDPFEIPEIVLHQLGPFFGLVPSAPCVDLLDLAEDAVHRFDPFRAPLSDADFARRKPNSLPERQRRYLKEWGYPYVFEEFQFHLTLTGPVPTETSGVMRTALETTFAEHIGKPLHVTSVALFVEPERGAPFTVRSLLPLGSDTQRKIA; from the coding sequence GTGCGTTATGCCATCTATTTCGCGCCGCCGGCGGACGACCGGCTGTCGCAGGTCGCGTCCCGTTGGCTGGGGCGCGACGCCTTTACCGGTGAGGACCTCACGCTTCCGACGATCGCCGGGATTGACGAAGAGACGCAACGCACATTGACGGCTGACCCGCGGCGCTACGGTTTCCACGGTACGCTGAAGGCTCCCTTCGAGCTTGCCGAAGGCCGGGACGAAGACGAGCTCCTAAGTATTTTCGAGTGCTTTGCCGCCGACCTCGACCCGTTCGAGATCCCCGAAATCGTGCTGCACCAGTTGGGCCCGTTCTTCGGACTCGTGCCGTCCGCGCCTTGCGTCGACCTGCTGGATTTGGCCGAAGACGCCGTTCACCGCTTCGACCCGTTCCGCGCGCCGCTGTCGGACGCCGACTTTGCCCGCCGCAAGCCAAACAGCCTGCCTGAGCGCCAGAGGCGCTACCTCAAAGAATGGGGCTATCCCTATGTTTTCGAAGAGTTCCAGTTCCACCTGACCTTGACTGGCCCGGTGCCCACGGAAACCAGCGGCGTGATGCGTACCGCGCTCGAAACCACCTTTGCCGAGCATATCGGCAAGCCACTTCACGTCACGTCAGTCGCGCTCTTCGTCGAACCGGAGCGCGGCGCACCCTTTACTGTCCGCTCCCTGCTGCCGCTCGGCAGCGACACCCAACGAAAGATCGCATGA
- the phnD gene encoding phosphonate ABC transporter substrate-binding protein yields MLKKALLGAVALLALVGHAQAEDLKEFRIGILGGENEADRLRNFQCLVDKLPAAIGVEKVSLFPAADYDGVIQGLLGGTLDYAELGASGYAKIYLAKADAVEPILTTVQTDGSTGYHSIMVARKDSGITKIEDLKGKKLGFADPDSTSGYLVPLVTLPEAIGAPVKEFFGETGFGGGHENLVLEVVKGTFDAGTTFGSGVGEFKDGYTSGNLKKMVDKGILDMNDLVELWKSPLIPNGPIVVRNTMNDDMKAKFKQFMLDLPKTDAACFSAIQGGDFTGYTEVNADFYKPIIDARKATIGG; encoded by the coding sequence ATGCTGAAGAAAGCTCTTCTGGGCGCCGTAGCGCTCCTCGCCCTCGTCGGCCACGCCCAGGCTGAAGACCTGAAGGAATTCCGCATCGGCATCCTCGGCGGCGAAAACGAAGCCGACCGCCTGCGCAACTTCCAGTGCCTGGTCGACAAGCTGCCGGCCGCCATTGGCGTCGAGAAGGTCTCGCTGTTCCCGGCCGCCGACTATGACGGCGTCATCCAGGGCCTGCTCGGCGGCACGCTCGACTACGCCGAACTCGGCGCTTCCGGCTACGCCAAGATCTACCTCGCCAAGGCTGACGCCGTCGAGCCGATCCTGACGACCGTTCAGACCGACGGTTCGACCGGCTACCACTCGATCATGGTTGCCCGCAAGGATTCCGGCATCACCAAGATCGAAGACCTGAAGGGCAAGAAGCTCGGCTTTGCCGACCCGGACTCGACCTCGGGCTACCTCGTCCCGCTCGTCACGCTCCCGGAAGCGATCGGCGCCCCGGTCAAGGAATTCTTCGGTGAAACCGGCTTCGGCGGCGGTCACGAAAACCTCGTTCTCGAAGTCGTCAAGGGCACCTTCGATGCCGGCACGACCTTCGGCTCGGGCGTCGGCGAATTCAAGGACGGCTACACCTCGGGCAACCTGAAGAAGATGGTCGACAAGGGCATCCTCGACATGAACGACCTGGTCGAGCTCTGGAAGTCGCCGCTGATCCCGAACGGCCCGATCGTCGTGCGCAACACGATGAACGACGACATGAAGGCGAAGTTCAAGCAGTTCATGCTGGACCTGCCGAAGACCGACGCGGCCTGCTTCTCGGCCATCCAGGGCGGCGACTTCACCGGCTACACTGAAGTCAACGCCGACTTCTACAAGCCGATCATCGACGCCCGCAAGGCGACGATCGGCGGCTGA
- the phnE gene encoding phosphonate ABC transporter, permease protein PhnE: protein MATSLLPRHLSDNGAVIERHWQELSSRRRLYSWLGSGVLLLALSGSLWFANDSNAGKFFDRLPHFFDFVGDLAPRDGLEIFRAMFDLPSPYDDGSFKYNYPEGRLYLTESIYIPEYVHKMLETVNIAIFSTVIGTAFGFVLCFLAARNLMPNPWIRGIVRRIMEVLRAFPEVVIAGFFLAILSLGPIPAIAAVSIHTIGALGKLFYEVVENADMKPDEGLRAAGGNWIERVWFGMVPQVLPNFTSYFLLRLEINVRASTIIGAVGGGGIGELLRLSIGQGHQAKTLAIVLLLFATIFAVDQFSAWLRRRLVGEQAFQLAQ from the coding sequence ATGGCAACTTCCCTGCTCCCGCGACATCTGAGCGACAACGGCGCCGTCATCGAGCGTCACTGGCAGGAACTCAGTTCCCGCCGCCGGCTCTATTCCTGGCTTGGCTCCGGCGTTCTCCTCCTGGCGCTATCGGGCTCGCTCTGGTTCGCCAACGATTCCAATGCCGGCAAGTTCTTCGACCGTTTGCCGCATTTCTTCGATTTCGTCGGCGATCTCGCGCCGCGCGACGGGCTAGAAATTTTCCGCGCCATGTTCGACCTGCCCTCGCCCTATGACGATGGCAGCTTCAAGTACAACTACCCCGAGGGCCGGCTGTACCTGACCGAAAGCATCTACATCCCCGAATACGTGCACAAGATGCTGGAGACCGTGAACATCGCGATCTTTTCGACGGTGATCGGTACGGCCTTCGGCTTCGTGCTCTGCTTCCTTGCCGCGCGCAACCTGATGCCCAATCCGTGGATCCGCGGCATCGTTCGCCGCATCATGGAAGTTCTCCGGGCCTTTCCGGAGGTGGTGATAGCCGGCTTCTTCCTCGCGATCCTCTCGCTCGGCCCCATTCCGGCGATCGCCGCTGTCTCGATCCACACGATCGGCGCGCTCGGCAAGCTCTTTTATGAAGTGGTCGAAAACGCCGACATGAAGCCGGACGAGGGCCTGCGGGCTGCCGGCGGCAACTGGATCGAGCGCGTCTGGTTTGGCATGGTGCCGCAGGTGCTGCCCAATTTCACCAGCTATTTCCTGCTGCGCCTCGAGATCAACGTGCGCGCCTCGACGATCATCGGCGCCGTCGGTGGCGGCGGCATCGGCGAATTGCTGCGCCTTTCGATCGGCCAGGGACACCAAGCCAAGACCCTTGCAATCGTCCTCCTGCTGTTTGCGACCATTTTTGCCGTCGACCAGTTTTCCGCCTGGCTTCGCCGCCGCCTCGTTGGCGAGCAGGCCTTCCAGCTTGCCCAGTAG
- the phnC gene encoding phosphonate ABC transporter ATP-binding protein, whose protein sequence is MFQLKNVTRQFGKKTAVSSVTFDIPQGQMVGVIGRSGAGKSTLLRMINRLVDLSSGSIVFDGTEVSSLRGAALRTWQRDCAMIFQQFNLVPRLDVLTNVLLGRLNHRSTVLSILNMFTREERIMAIGALERLGIEQTALQPAGTLSGGQQQRVAIARALMQQPKVLLADEPIASLDPLNAKIVMDALRDINERDGITVITNLHTLDTARNYCERIIGMAHGRVVFDGQPKDLTAAAVAEIYGADTGIEESMTSTSINIPAAVPQEETASAGLKPLALAGI, encoded by the coding sequence ATGTTTCAGTTGAAGAATGTAACCCGCCAGTTCGGCAAGAAGACAGCCGTGAGTTCGGTTACCTTCGACATACCGCAAGGGCAGATGGTCGGCGTGATCGGCCGCTCGGGCGCCGGCAAGTCGACGCTTCTGCGTATGATCAACCGCCTCGTCGATCTGTCGTCCGGCTCGATCGTCTTCGATGGCACGGAAGTTTCGTCGCTGCGCGGTGCTGCCCTTCGCACCTGGCAGCGCGACTGCGCGATGATCTTCCAGCAGTTCAACCTGGTGCCGCGCCTCGACGTGCTCACCAACGTGCTTCTCGGGCGTCTCAACCACCGCTCGACCGTCTTGAGCATCCTCAACATGTTTACCCGCGAAGAACGCATCATGGCGATCGGCGCACTTGAGCGCCTCGGCATCGAGCAGACCGCGCTCCAGCCGGCCGGCACGCTTTCCGGTGGCCAGCAACAGCGCGTCGCGATCGCCCGCGCGCTGATGCAGCAGCCGAAGGTTCTGCTTGCCGACGAGCCGATCGCCTCGCTCGACCCGCTGAACGCCAAGATCGTCATGGATGCGCTGCGCGATATCAACGAGCGCGATGGCATCACGGTGATCACCAACCTCCACACGCTCGATACCGCCCGCAACTATTGCGAACGCATCATCGGCATGGCGCATGGCCGCGTCGTCTTCGACGGCCAACCCAAGGATCTGACCGCGGCAGCGGTTGCCGAGATCTACGGCGCCGACACAGGCATCGAGGAATCGATGACCTCCACCAGCATCAACATTCCGGCGGCAGTACCGCAGGAAGAAACGGCATCGGCCGGCCTCAAGCCGCTGGCACTGGCCGGCATCTGA
- the phnE gene encoding phosphonate ABC transporter, permease protein PhnE, producing the protein MTTTTRLNPMEMDAIASRHPDLLKSSTSSRVRTAAIAGGVVAYLIFSWWFFSIGHVLGNANWGIAGTYLADWVSYEVRPEIHVAPDRTMRLNYQRNSPLGPNPNPDWVELDRQTVTRQVAIPASTAQAVKPKASSSFSFMAPGSALGGTAAAETQNRVETRTEDVLTRVVVTYDRSTRIEIADGLVKATHGGDTFVMTVDGADTVRPQGQLPAWATQKRPGEKIVLAFGATGWAEVEGDEVSVRNRFFGWANFLFDTNSPFFGKSYGEVVALITSGEQIDPTRSNLSLAWNNILYNAEWQHLDVWTKLLQTVVMAFVGTLFASLIAFPLCFLAARNITPSFLTNQVVKRFFDFLRSVDMFIWALFFTRAFGPGPLAGISAIFFTDTGTLGKLYSEALENIDDKQREGVKSVGATPLAVQRFGVLPQVLPVFASQALYFWESNTRSATIIGAVGAGGIGLKLWEAMRTNSDWENVAYMVLLILLVVFIFDSISNACRSRLMGSKAH; encoded by the coding sequence ATGACCACGACCACACGATTGAACCCGATGGAAATGGACGCGATCGCGAGCCGCCATCCCGACCTCCTCAAATCCTCGACCTCCAGCCGCGTGCGCACCGCAGCCATCGCCGGCGGCGTCGTCGCCTACCTCATCTTCAGCTGGTGGTTCTTCTCGATCGGCCACGTGCTCGGCAATGCCAACTGGGGCATCGCTGGCACCTACCTCGCCGACTGGGTTTCCTATGAGGTACGCCCGGAAATCCACGTCGCCCCCGACCGGACGATGCGTCTCAACTATCAGCGCAATTCGCCGCTCGGGCCCAATCCCAATCCGGATTGGGTGGAGCTCGACAGGCAGACGGTGACGCGCCAGGTCGCGATACCGGCCTCCACCGCGCAGGCGGTCAAGCCGAAGGCAAGCTCGTCGTTCAGCTTCATGGCGCCCGGCTCCGCGCTCGGTGGCACAGCCGCTGCCGAAACGCAGAACCGTGTCGAAACCCGGACGGAAGACGTGCTGACGCGCGTCGTCGTAACCTACGACCGCTCGACCAGGATCGAGATCGCCGATGGTCTGGTGAAGGCTACCCACGGCGGCGACACGTTTGTGATGACCGTCGACGGCGCCGACACGGTGAGGCCGCAGGGCCAACTGCCCGCCTGGGCGACACAGAAGCGGCCAGGCGAAAAGATCGTGCTTGCCTTTGGCGCCACCGGGTGGGCCGAAGTGGAAGGCGACGAGGTTTCCGTCCGCAACCGCTTCTTCGGTTGGGCGAACTTCCTGTTCGACACCAACTCGCCCTTCTTCGGCAAAAGCTATGGCGAGGTCGTCGCGCTCATCACATCCGGCGAACAGATCGACCCGACGCGTTCGAACCTTTCGCTCGCCTGGAACAACATCCTCTATAACGCCGAATGGCAGCATCTGGACGTCTGGACGAAGCTGTTGCAGACGGTTGTCATGGCTTTCGTCGGCACGCTCTTTGCGTCGCTGATCGCCTTCCCGCTCTGCTTCCTTGCCGCCAGAAACATCACGCCGAGCTTCCTGACCAACCAGGTGGTCAAGCGCTTCTTCGACTTCCTGCGGTCGGTGGACATGTTCATCTGGGCACTGTTCTTCACCCGCGCCTTCGGCCCCGGACCGCTTGCCGGCATCTCCGCGATCTTCTTCACCGACACCGGTACGCTCGGCAAACTCTATTCCGAGGCGCTGGAAAACATCGATGACAAGCAGCGCGAGGGCGTGAAGTCGGTCGGAGCGACGCCGCTTGCCGTGCAGCGCTTCGGCGTGCTTCCGCAGGTGCTGCCGGTTTTTGCCAGCCAGGCGCTCTACTTCTGGGAATCGAACACTCGCTCGGCGACGATCATCGGCGCCGTCGGCGCCGGCGGTATCGGCCTCAAACTCTGGGAAGCGATGCGTACCAATTCCGATTGGGAAAATGTCGCCTATATGGTGCTTCTGATCTTGCTGGTTGTCTTTATTTTCGACAGCATCTCGAACGCGTGCCGTTCGCGCCTGATGGGCAGCAAGGCACATTGA